A single window of Zea mays cultivar B73 chromosome 10, Zm-B73-REFERENCE-NAM-5.0, whole genome shotgun sequence DNA harbors:
- the LOC100281756 gene encoding protein kinase KIPK, whose protein sequence is MTAVATPTPPPPRQLSLEDLKAISVLGRGAKGVVFHVVHAHGEPDGEGEGGAAAAAMALKAVSREAARHKKAGSGDGDGHRRIWFERDVLLSLRHPLLPSLRGILATEAVVGFAIDRCGGGDLNSLRRRQTEKMFSDSVIRFFAAELVLALEYLHSLGIVYRDLKPENVLIQDSGHIMLVDFDLSTRLPAPPQEPDAPVTSPNAKPALPVAAPSPSRGSARKPAGAALCFPFRTAIATKPAAPATDSRSPLSTSRTASSSSSSSSSTATTASSAASAGGRTPAKSNSFVGTEDYVAPEIIAGRGHDFTVDWWGLGVVLYEMLYGRTPFRGQSRKETFYRVLTKQPELVGEQTPLRDLIARLLEKDPEKRIGARGVRAHPFFRGVDWDRILQVARPPFIPTPPPQDEGEDGDGDEALDVEKVVREVFASNDAEGGKAWPVADGGRVGGDGDCDGRGDQSKDGDFSVFF, encoded by the exons ATGACGGCCGTCGCGACGCcgacgccgccaccgccgcggcagCTGAGCCTGGAGGACCTTAAGGCAATATCCGTGCTCGGGCGCGGCGCCAAGGGCGTCGTGTTCCACGTCGTGCACGCCCATGGAGAACCGGacggcgagggcgagggcggcgCCGCGGCCGCGGCCATGGCGCTCAAGGCGGTCTCGCGGGAGGCCGCGCGGCACAAGAAGGCGGGCAGCGGGGACGGGGACGGACACCGCCGGATCTGGTTCGAGCGCGACGTGCTCCTGTCGCTGCGCCACCCGCTGCTCCCCTCCCTGCGCGGCATCCTCGCCACCGAGGCCGTCGTCGGCTTCGCCATCGACCGCTGCGGCGGCGGGGACCTCAACTCACTGCGGCGGCGGCAGACCGAGAAGATGTTCTCCGACTCCGTCATACG GTTCTTCGCCGCGGAGCTGGTGCTGGCGCTCGAGTACCTGCACAGCCTCGGCATCGTGTACCGGGACCTCAAGCCGGAGAACGTCCTCATCCAGGACAGCGGCCACATCATGCTCGTCGATTTCGACCTCTCCACGCGGCTCCCGGCGCCGCCGCAGGAGCCTGACGCGCCGGTGACCAGTCCCAATGCCAAGCCGGCGCTTCCGGTCGCCGCGCCGTCGCCGAGCCGCGGCAGTGCAAGGAAGCCAGCGGGCGCCGCACTGTGCTTCCCATTCCGCACCGCCATCGCCACAAAGCCTGCCGCCCCGGCCACGGACTCGAGGTCGCCGCTGTCCACCTCGCGCACggcctcctcctcctcgtcgtcgtcgtcctcgacgGCGACCACGGCCTCCTCCGCGGCATCCGCCGGCGGGCGGACTCCCGCGAAGTCGAACTCGTTCGTGGGGACGGAGGACTACGTGGCGCCGGAGATCATCGCCGGGCGCGGCCACGACTTCACGGTGGACTGGTGGGGCCTGGGCGTGGTGCTCTACGAGATGCTCTACGGCCGCACGCCGTTCCGGGGGCAGAGCCGCAAGGAGACCTTCTACCGCGTCCTCACCAAGCAGCCGGAGCTCGTCGGCGAGCAGACGCCGCTGCGCGACCTCATCGCCCGCCTCCTCGAGAAGGACCCCGAGAAGCGCATCGGCGCGCGCGGCGTCAGGGCCCACCCTTTCTTCCGCGGCGTCGACTGGGACCGCATCCTGCAGGTGGCGCGCCCGCCGTTCATCCCGACGCCGCCGCCGCAGGACGAGGGCgaggacggcgacggcgacgaggCGCTTGACGTCGAGAAGGTCGTCCGCGAGGTGTTCGCGTCCAACGACGCGGAGGGCGGGAAGGCTTGGCCTGTGGCGGACGGAGGCCGTGTCGGCGGCGACGGCGATTGCGACGGGAGGGGAGATCAATCTAAAGATGGCGATTTCTCCGTGTTCTTCTGA
- the LOC109943101 gene encoding uncharacterized protein has protein sequence MSSQDAKLLQHLVLNLASSVETGAFNIRSFLEEAFRHLGDEHYLLNALLAIRKEVDQMEQDALESKARSDPEKERMEEQISLAEPVRPVPRQITFTPPSSPELYEASDNDSYDSDRSTRYSIWNL, from the coding sequence ATGAGCAGTCAGGATGCCAAACTGCTGCAACACTTGGTCCTCAATCTTGCATCATCAGTGGAAACTGGTGCTTTCAATATTAGAAGCTTTCTAGAAGAGGCTTTTCGGCATTTGGGTGACGAGCATTACCTTCTCAATGCTCTACTTGCAATTCGAAAGGAGGTAGACCAGATGGAGCAGGATGCACTTGAGAGCAAAGCAAGGTCTGACCCAGAGAAGGAGAGGATGGAGGAACAAATTAGCCTTGCGGAGCCTGTGAGGCCAGTGCCTAGACAAATAACTTTCACCCCACCTTCCTCCCCAGAACTGTATGAGGCCAGTGACAATGACTCCTACGACTCGGACAGGTCCACTAGGTATAGCATTTGGAACCTGTAA